The DNA sequence TTTGGAAGTCGGCATTCGCACCTTCACCGAGCATTACACCTACACCACAGAGCCAGAAGGTGTTGGCATGGAGGCGATCGCTCAAACCACGGCGACCCCCACCGATAACACCATTCGTGGCTATTTAGGCAAAGTCTGGATTGGCCTGGCAGGGGGAGCGGGCACCACTTTTACGCTGATGTGCGAGGGATCGGTGGGGCTTGTGCCTGTTGTAGAAGGCACCACCTGCCCGTAGGAGCTTGTCTGCCCCAAGCTACAGCCCAAGCCTGACGCGTGGATTCTCCTGATGGATTGCCCGTCTTTGAACATTTGTAGCCGATAACGTCAGTGGATGACTTCAGTCGATAGATACGGCATCCACATCAATAGCTTGAGCAACCTCTGCAGCATCAGGCTCTGACTCTGACGGCGAGGCGGGCTCAGACCGCACGCGATCGCTGATCATTTGGAACAGACCCGACACTAAGAGCGTCATGAGGACAGCATCATCCACCTGCCCTAAGAGGGGAATAAAGTCTGGTGATAGGTCAATGGGGCTCAAAAAGTAAACCAGTGTGCCAACAATCAAAATCCAGCGATAGGTTGGATGATTGAGAATCTGGCGGTACCACCTATTCAACATTTGTACAAAACCTTCACGGCGAGAACAGTTGTGGAGCACATAAGCTCCTATGCGTGTTTCGTTAGCAACCCCGAAGGCAGCCCTTCCTAGC is a window from the Candidatus Obscuribacterales bacterium genome containing:
- a CDS encoding YkvA family protein gives rise to the protein MLNRWYRQILNHPTYRWILIVGTLVYFLSPIDLSPDFIPLLGQVDDAVLMTLLVSGLFQMISDRVRSEPASPSESEPDAAEVAQAIDVDAVSID